In Streptomyces sp. NBC_01551, one DNA window encodes the following:
- a CDS encoding MFS transporter produces the protein MPPVHTGAPVIPGASTPSSPAPQPHSPGRPGYRRMSLALFAAGLATFALLYSTQALLPAISAGFGVTAGQASWTVSAATGALALFVLPLSALSERFGRTRMMTWSMVIAVGVGLLVPLAPNLEWLVALRAVQGAAIAGVPASAMAYLAEEVKPKALVGAIGLFVAGNSIGGMSGRIVTGWAAQLWGWRAGLLAVGLMALACAVAFRVLLPRARFFRPASLNPRAVGRTVAGHLRDPLLLRLYGIGALFMTVFGAVYTVIGYRLVDEPFSLGQGVVGSVFLVYLVGTVSSAAAGKLVARAGRRGALYLAVTTTALGLLLSLADSLAAILAGLVLITAGFFAGHAVASAAVSRTAKTGRAQASALYQSAYYLGSSAGGTLGALAYHSSGWAATVGIALLAVVGVVAITLYGSHAARAARVVGGSGAAAAAVVRPLR, from the coding sequence ATGCCTCCCGTTCATACCGGGGCACCCGTCATCCCGGGTGCCTCCACCCCGTCGTCCCCCGCGCCGCAGCCCCACTCCCCCGGCCGCCCCGGCTACCGCCGGATGAGCCTCGCGCTCTTCGCCGCCGGGCTGGCGACCTTCGCCCTCCTCTACTCCACCCAGGCCCTGCTGCCCGCGATCTCCGCCGGCTTCGGCGTGACGGCGGGTCAGGCCAGCTGGACGGTGTCCGCGGCCACCGGCGCGCTCGCCCTGTTCGTCCTGCCGCTCAGCGCGCTGTCCGAGCGCTTCGGCCGGACCCGGATGATGACCTGGTCGATGGTGATCGCGGTCGGCGTCGGCCTCCTCGTCCCCCTCGCGCCGAACCTGGAGTGGCTGGTCGCGCTGCGCGCCGTCCAGGGCGCGGCGATCGCCGGCGTCCCGGCTTCCGCGATGGCGTACCTGGCGGAGGAGGTCAAGCCGAAGGCCCTGGTGGGCGCGATCGGCCTGTTCGTGGCGGGCAACTCCATCGGCGGCATGAGCGGCCGCATCGTCACCGGGTGGGCGGCGCAGCTGTGGGGCTGGCGGGCGGGTCTGCTCGCGGTCGGCCTGATGGCGCTGGCCTGCGCGGTGGCGTTCCGGGTGCTGCTGCCCCGGGCGCGGTTCTTCCGCCCGGCGTCGCTGAACCCGCGCGCGGTGGGCCGTACCGTCGCCGGTCACCTGCGGGACCCGCTGCTGCTGCGGCTGTACGGGATCGGCGCGCTGTTCATGACCGTGTTCGGCGCCGTGTACACGGTGATCGGCTACCGGCTGGTGGACGAGCCGTTCTCCCTCGGGCAGGGCGTCGTCGGCTCGGTGTTCCTGGTCTACCTCGTCGGTACGGTCTCCTCGGCGGCCGCCGGGAAGCTGGTGGCGCGGGCGGGCCGGCGCGGCGCGCTGTACCTGGCGGTGACCACGACCGCGCTGGGGCTGCTGCTCTCGCTGGCGGACTCGCTGGCCGCGATCCTGGCGGGCCTGGTGCTGATCACGGCGGGCTTCTTCGCCGGGCACGCGGTGGCCTCGGCCGCCGTGAGCCGGACCGCGAAGACGGGCCGCGCGCAGGCCTCCGCGCTCTACCAGTCGGCGTACTACCTGGGCTCCAGCGCGGGCGGCACGCTGGGCGCACTGGCCTACCACTCCTCCGGGTGGGCGGCGACGGTCGGGATCGCGCTGCTCGCGGTCGTCGGCGTCGTCGCGATCACCCTGTACGGGTCGCACGCGGCCCGGGCGGCCCGGGTCGTCGGCGGCTCGGGAGCCGCTGCGGCTGCGGTTGTCAGACCCCTCCGGTAG
- a CDS encoding cupin domain-containing protein, protein MGALVSRNFDAADETRPFEAGTGRLDLLNTDGGQVGRAVFEPGWRWTLHIKPLAGTDTCQAAHTGYVVSGRMEIVMDEGGERAQVGPGDFIQIAPGHDAWVVGNEPCVVLDWTGYGDYAKPGSG, encoded by the coding sequence ATGGGCGCACTGGTGAGCCGGAACTTCGACGCGGCGGACGAAACCCGTCCGTTCGAGGCCGGCACGGGCCGTCTGGACCTGCTCAACACCGACGGCGGCCAGGTGGGGCGCGCGGTCTTCGAGCCGGGATGGCGCTGGACCCTGCACATCAAGCCCCTGGCCGGCACGGACACCTGTCAGGCCGCCCACACCGGGTACGTGGTGAGCGGCCGGATGGAGATCGTCATGGACGAGGGCGGGGAGCGGGCGCAGGTGGGCCCCGGCGACTTCATCCAGATCGCGCCGGGGCACGACGCCTGGGTGGTCGGCAACGAGCCGTGCGTGGTGCTGGACTGGACGGGCTACGGCGACTACGCCAAGCCCGGGTCCGGCTGA
- a CDS encoding ATP-grasp domain-containing protein has product MGQRTAIEGRGPVAVLLSPHPAVVAAARRAGARTVVVAPGPSVPSDREGAERRVRTDWRDHHRLVGAVGRLEAVRDGRAAVFGFDAAGALAAARANEELGLPGTPAAAVTALMDKAALRARSNTLHAARPVSFARCGRASLIPFITTLIGYPCVIKPRAGSDGEGVRLVRDAAEGEAAARHYPAVTDLLVEEYLEGPELAVETLSRAGRHHILGWSRRLPAPAAPLGPTPHPAPAYGPAPAYGFGSGPGYGFGSGPGYGPGPGPGDGPGAGSGYGPEYGSGYRPGPGGGPGCRPGPGSASGQGAPVDLGAARGYEVPVALDHATAAAVRALVRGVLDLVGHRDGASHTEVVLTAHGPRLIEAHARPGPEELTQLLRLAHGTDVLGLALAAGLGLPARLRRPHATYAALRYVDFPPGTRVERTGPALAAARAVPGVVRVRLAVPPGATVRRAPTGSLHHAHVLATAPTAHSLTRVLDRAAVLLGQPGGLTPDSRGIHVPPSPWRDGPH; this is encoded by the coding sequence ATGGGGCAGCGGACAGCCATCGAGGGGCGGGGGCCCGTGGCGGTCCTGCTGAGCCCACACCCCGCCGTCGTCGCGGCCGCCCGCCGAGCGGGTGCCCGCACCGTGGTGGTCGCGCCGGGTCCATCGGTGCCATCCGACCGTGAGGGGGCGGAGCGGCGGGTACGGACGGACTGGCGCGACCACCACCGACTGGTCGGCGCGGTCGGCCGGCTGGAGGCCGTCCGGGACGGACGCGCCGCCGTCTTCGGCTTCGACGCGGCGGGCGCACTGGCCGCCGCCCGCGCCAACGAGGAACTCGGCCTGCCCGGCACCCCGGCCGCCGCCGTCACCGCGCTCATGGACAAGGCCGCGCTGCGCGCCCGCTCCAACACCCTGCACGCCGCCCGGCCCGTGTCCTTCGCCCGCTGCGGCCGGGCCTCGCTGATCCCGTTCATCACCACGCTCATCGGCTACCCCTGTGTCATCAAACCCCGCGCGGGCAGCGACGGGGAAGGGGTGCGACTGGTCCGCGACGCCGCCGAGGGCGAGGCCGCCGCCCGCCACTACCCCGCCGTCACGGACCTGCTCGTCGAGGAGTACCTCGAAGGCCCCGAACTCGCCGTCGAAACCCTCTCGCGCGCCGGCCGCCACCACATCCTCGGCTGGTCCCGCCGCCTACCCGCCCCAGCCGCCCCCCTCGGCCCAACCCCCCACCCCGCCCCCGCCTACGGCCCGGCCCCCGCCTACGGCTTCGGCTCGGGCCCCGGCTACGGCTTCGGCTCGGGCCCCGGCTACGGTCCTGGCCCCGGCCCCGGCGACGGTCCCGGCGCTGGCTCCGGCTACGGCCCCGAGTACGGCTCTGGTTACCGCCCAGGCCCCGGCGGCGGCCCCGGGTGCCGTCCCGGCCCCGGTTCCGCATCCGGCCAAGGCGCCCCCGTCGACCTCGGCGCGGCCCGCGGGTACGAGGTGCCCGTCGCGCTGGATCACGCGACCGCCGCGGCCGTGCGGGCGCTCGTGCGCGGTGTCCTCGACCTCGTCGGGCACCGCGACGGCGCCTCCCACACCGAAGTCGTCCTCACCGCCCACGGCCCCCGCCTGATCGAGGCCCACGCCCGGCCCGGCCCCGAGGAGCTCACGCAGTTGCTCCGGCTCGCCCACGGCACGGACGTGCTCGGCCTCGCGCTCGCCGCCGGCCTCGGGCTGCCGGCCCGATTACGCCGCCCGCACGCCACATACGCCGCACTGCGCTACGTGGACTTCCCACCCGGCACCCGCGTCGAGCGGACCGGCCCCGCGCTGGCCGCCGCCCGCGCCGTGCCCGGCGTGGTCCGGGTCCGGCTGGCGGTCCCGCCGGGCGCGACCGTACGCCGGGCCCCGACCGGATCGCTGCACCACGCGCACGTCCTCGCCACCGCCCCGACCGCGCACTCCCTGACCCGCGTACTGGACCGGGCCGCGGTCCTGCTCGGGCAGCCGGGAGGCCTCACCCCCGATTCACGCGGGATTCACGTACCGCCGTCACCGTGGAGGGATGGCCCTCACTAG
- a CDS encoding STAS domain-containing protein, with the protein MEITRLALPGPSPTTQDADRLCARLSRLYEDGARTVVCDAAAVTAPGLGAVEVLARLRFAARGRPLHVTGAGPALRALLDLVGLVELLGEPEEGEPPRGVQEGVEPDDLAV; encoded by the coding sequence GTGGAGATCACCCGACTCGCGTTGCCCGGACCCAGCCCGACCACGCAGGACGCGGACCGGCTGTGCGCGCGCCTGTCCCGGCTGTACGAGGACGGCGCGCGGACGGTGGTGTGCGACGCGGCCGCCGTCACCGCCCCGGGCCTCGGCGCCGTCGAGGTGCTGGCCCGGCTGCGGTTCGCCGCGCGGGGGCGGCCGCTCCACGTCACCGGGGCCGGCCCCGCCCTACGCGCCCTGCTGGACCTCGTAGGACTCGTCGAGCTGCTCGGGGAGCCCGAAGAGGGGGAACCACCGCGCGGTGTCCAGGAAGGCGTTGAGCCCGACGATCTTGCCGTCTGA
- a CDS encoding helix-turn-helix transcriptional regulator, giving the protein MSADADGIDGTYGDLSPAARRLYAYAVERHAFHTAEATAALGARAGAAITELAAAHLLQRAPDGGQDRWSAVAPRAAAARALAPLALLVRETHDEMDRLRGRLEALVPAYEAGAALRELSGSGHLELMTDLGAVRGLIAELSAGCERELLTSQPGGGRPLETLQEAIGRDESLLSRGVRMRTIYQHTARYSRPTAAYVERVTALGAQVRTLGDGLMRMLIFDEHTGLMPVPERSGAALVVREPNVVHFMTTAFERSWVGAEPFPATVSPEAARSISDELRQTIVRLLSEGLEDKVIARRLGMSERTCQRHIAEIMRALGAKSRFQAGFLLSSLPTPPEVPPAP; this is encoded by the coding sequence ATGTCAGCTGATGCCGACGGCATTGACGGGACGTACGGGGACCTGAGCCCCGCGGCCCGGCGCCTGTACGCGTACGCGGTGGAGCGGCACGCCTTCCACACGGCGGAGGCCACGGCGGCGCTCGGCGCGCGGGCGGGCGCCGCGATCACCGAGCTGGCGGCCGCGCACCTGCTCCAGCGGGCGCCCGACGGCGGGCAGGACCGGTGGAGCGCGGTCGCGCCCCGGGCGGCGGCGGCCCGGGCACTGGCGCCGCTGGCGCTGCTCGTACGGGAGACCCACGACGAGATGGACCGGCTGCGCGGGCGGCTGGAGGCGCTGGTCCCGGCGTACGAGGCGGGGGCGGCGCTGCGGGAGCTGAGCGGCTCGGGGCACCTGGAGCTGATGACGGACCTGGGGGCGGTACGGGGGCTCATCGCGGAGCTGTCGGCGGGGTGCGAGCGGGAGCTGCTGACCTCACAGCCGGGCGGGGGGCGACCGCTGGAGACGCTGCAGGAGGCGATCGGGCGGGACGAGTCGCTGCTGTCGCGGGGAGTCCGGATGCGGACGATCTACCAGCACACCGCGCGGTACTCGCGGCCGACGGCGGCGTACGTGGAACGGGTGACGGCGCTGGGCGCGCAGGTGCGGACGCTGGGCGACGGGCTGATGCGGATGCTGATCTTCGACGAGCACACCGGGCTGATGCCGGTGCCGGAGCGGAGCGGGGCGGCGCTGGTGGTGCGGGAGCCGAACGTCGTGCACTTCATGACGACGGCGTTCGAGCGGTCCTGGGTGGGCGCGGAGCCGTTCCCGGCGACGGTGAGCCCGGAGGCGGCGCGGTCGATCTCGGACGAGCTGCGGCAGACGATCGTACGGCTGCTGTCGGAGGGGCTGGAGGACAAGGTGATCGCGCGGCGGCTGGGCATGTCCGAGCGGACGTGTCAGCGTCACATCGCGGAGATCATGCGAGCCCTGGGCGCCAAGTCCCGTTTCCAGGCCGGGTTCTTGCTGTCCTCGCTCCCGACCCCGCCGGAGGTCCCGCCCGCCCCGTGA
- a CDS encoding LysR family transcriptional regulator gives MLHQPRSGPWMSTNRYVEDMAVTTSLAPRLAYFVAVARHEHVTRAAHELGVPQSTLSRAMVRLEHDLGVTLFARKGRTVALTTAGRTFLASAEQALTEIGRAAESVQQDADPAAGKVAFGFLHTLGSETVPGLIRAFRADHPGIRFSLVQNYGEAMLEKLRAGELDLCLTSPLPDAPDLVARRLDEQRLRLVVPDDHRLAGRKRVRLAEAAEETFVTLEAGYGLRRITDDLCAEAGFTPRVAFEGEEAETLRGLVAAGLGVALLPPPAVARPGVVELTVTAPRAVREIGVAWLDGHPDTPPVAEFKRFLLSHRGRLIPNLESPL, from the coding sequence CTGCTGCATCAGCCCAGGTCAGGACCGTGGATGTCGACGAACCGTTACGTAGAAGACATGGCTGTGACAACTTCGCTGGCCCCTCGGCTGGCGTATTTCGTCGCGGTCGCCCGGCACGAGCACGTCACGCGCGCCGCGCACGAGCTGGGCGTTCCGCAGTCCACGCTGTCGCGTGCGATGGTGCGGCTCGAACACGACCTGGGCGTCACGCTGTTCGCCCGCAAGGGCCGTACGGTCGCCCTCACCACGGCGGGCCGTACCTTCCTGGCCTCGGCCGAGCAGGCCCTGACGGAGATCGGCCGCGCGGCGGAATCGGTGCAGCAGGACGCGGATCCGGCGGCCGGGAAGGTGGCGTTCGGCTTCCTGCACACGCTGGGCTCCGAGACGGTACCCGGCCTGATCCGGGCCTTCCGCGCGGACCATCCGGGGATCCGGTTCTCCCTGGTCCAGAACTACGGCGAGGCGATGCTGGAGAAGCTGCGGGCGGGCGAACTGGACCTGTGCCTCACCTCGCCCCTCCCGGACGCCCCCGACCTGGTGGCCCGCCGCCTGGACGAGCAGCGGCTGCGCCTGGTCGTCCCGGACGACCACCGCCTGGCGGGCCGCAAACGCGTCCGCCTCGCGGAGGCGGCCGAGGAAACGTTCGTCACGCTGGAGGCGGGCTACGGCCTGCGGCGCATCACCGACGACCTGTGCGCGGAGGCGGGGTTCACCCCGCGCGTCGCCTTCGAGGGCGAGGAAGCGGAAACCCTGCGGGGCCTGGTCGCGGCGGGGTTGGGCGTGGCCCTCCTCCCACCACCCGCCGTGGCCCGGCCGGGCGTGGTCGAGCTGACGGTCACCGCCCCGCGCGCGGTCCGCGAGATCGGCGTCGCCTGGTTGGACGGCCACCCCGACACCCCGCCGGTCGCGGAATTCAAACGCTTCCTCCTCTCCCACCGAGGCCGCCTGATCCCCAACCTGGAGTCCCCGCTGTAG
- a CDS encoding cytidine deaminase produces MTPAPTVDWEELRAAARDVMSRAYAPYSGFRVGVAALVDDGRVVTGCNVENASYGLSLCAECGLVSSLQATGGGRLTHFTCVDGKGESLVPCGRCRQLLFEFGGPELLVDTPKGILPLAEMLPQAFGPDHLR; encoded by the coding sequence GTGACGCCCGCTCCGACGGTGGACTGGGAAGAACTGCGTGCGGCCGCCCGGGACGTGATGTCCCGGGCGTACGCCCCGTACTCGGGCTTCCGGGTCGGCGTCGCGGCCCTCGTGGACGACGGCCGCGTCGTGACGGGATGCAACGTCGAGAACGCCAGCTACGGACTCAGCCTGTGCGCCGAGTGCGGTCTGGTGTCCTCCCTCCAGGCCACCGGCGGCGGCCGGCTGACGCACTTCACGTGCGTGGACGGCAAGGGCGAGAGCCTCGTGCCGTGCGGTCGCTGCCGCCAGCTGCTCTTCGAGTTCGGCGGACCGGAACTGCTGGTGGACACCCCCAAGGGGATCCTCCCGCTGGCCGAGATGCTGCCGCAGGCCTTCGGGCCGGACCACCTGAGATAG
- a CDS encoding Uma2 family endonuclease translates to MSALTVQHEPYRGDSWDALVRLWEEMDWPEGCKVEIIEGIVTVSPTPASSHSLIAAKVQRQLYAALPDDWEVHQTLSVAIPSRKGMSIPDLLVIADEVLPGSRYYVPAAAAELVVEITSPSNAPHDRIAKAAGYAQAGVPLYLLIDACAPGGPTVTLYGEPSEAVYRVLQAGKFGDTFRLPAPFDIDLDTSVFPTSD, encoded by the coding sequence ATGAGCGCACTCACCGTCCAGCATGAGCCCTACCGTGGCGACAGCTGGGACGCGCTTGTCCGTCTCTGGGAGGAGATGGACTGGCCGGAGGGCTGCAAGGTGGAGATCATCGAGGGGATCGTCACCGTGTCGCCTACGCCCGCAAGCAGTCACAGCCTCATCGCCGCGAAGGTGCAGCGGCAGCTCTATGCCGCCCTGCCGGACGATTGGGAAGTCCATCAGACCCTGAGCGTGGCGATTCCCTCCCGCAAGGGCATGTCCATCCCTGACCTCTTGGTCATCGCCGACGAGGTGCTCCCGGGGAGTCGGTATTACGTTCCCGCGGCTGCGGCTGAACTCGTCGTCGAGATCACTTCTCCGTCCAATGCCCCGCACGATCGCATCGCCAAGGCGGCCGGATACGCGCAGGCCGGTGTGCCGCTGTACCTCCTCATCGACGCCTGCGCGCCCGGTGGCCCCACGGTGACGCTGTACGGCGAGCCTTCCGAGGCTGTCTACCGGGTACTGCAGGCCGGGAAGTTCGGGGACACGTTCCGGCTTCCCGCACCGTTCGACATCGACCTCGACACGTCCGTGTTCCCGACGTCCGATTGA
- a CDS encoding thymidine phosphorylase, whose translation MDVISVIRTKRDRGELSPEQIDWVIDAYTRGVVADEQMSALAMAILLNGMNRAEIKRWTAAMIASGERMNFDSLSRPTADKHSTGGVGDKITLPLAPLVAACGAAVPQLSGRGLGHTGGTLDKLESIPGWRALLSNEEMMRVLDTTGAVICAAGDGLAPADKKLYALRDVTGTVEAIPLIASSIMSKKIAEGTGSLVLDVKVGTGAFMKNIEDARELASTMVALGTDSGVKTIALLTDMSTPLGLTAGNALEIRESVEVLAGGGPSDVVELTLALAREMLDAAGIKDADPAKALADGSAMDVWRRMIAAQGGDPDAALPVAREQHVVTAPESGVLTRLDAYGVGVGAWRLGAGRARKEDPVQAGAGIELHAKPGDTVTAGQPLMTLHTDTPEKFEYALASLEGTFDIAPAGTAYSATPIVLDRIA comes from the coding sequence ATGGACGTCATCTCCGTCATCCGTACGAAGCGGGACCGCGGCGAGCTGAGCCCCGAGCAGATCGACTGGGTCATCGACGCGTACACGCGCGGTGTCGTCGCCGACGAGCAGATGTCGGCCCTGGCGATGGCCATCCTGCTGAACGGCATGAACCGGGCCGAGATCAAGCGCTGGACCGCCGCGATGATCGCGTCCGGCGAGCGGATGAACTTCGACTCCCTCTCCCGGCCGACCGCCGACAAGCACTCCACGGGCGGCGTCGGCGACAAGATCACCCTGCCCCTGGCCCCGCTGGTGGCGGCCTGCGGCGCGGCCGTCCCGCAGCTGTCGGGCCGCGGCCTCGGCCACACCGGCGGCACCCTGGACAAGCTGGAGTCCATCCCGGGCTGGCGCGCGCTGCTCTCCAACGAGGAGATGATGCGCGTCCTCGACACCACCGGCGCGGTCATCTGCGCGGCGGGCGACGGCCTCGCCCCGGCGGACAAGAAGCTGTACGCGCTGCGCGACGTGACGGGCACCGTCGAGGCCATCCCGCTGATCGCCTCCTCGATCATGTCGAAGAAGATCGCCGAGGGCACCGGCTCGCTCGTCCTGGACGTGAAGGTCGGCACCGGCGCGTTCATGAAGAACATCGAGGACGCGCGCGAACTCGCCTCGACGATGGTCGCCCTCGGCACCGACAGCGGCGTCAAGACGATCGCCCTGCTGACCGACATGTCCACCCCGCTCGGCCTGACGGCGGGCAACGCGCTGGAGATCCGCGAGTCCGTCGAGGTCCTCGCCGGCGGCGGCCCCTCCGACGTCGTCGAGCTGACCCTGGCGCTGGCGCGCGAGATGCTGGACGCGGCGGGCATCAAGGACGCCGACCCGGCCAAGGCGCTGGCCGACGGCTCCGCCATGGACGTCTGGCGCCGGATGATCGCGGCCCAGGGCGGCGACCCGGACGCGGCCCTGCCGGTGGCCCGCGAGCAGCACGTCGTCACCGCCCCCGAGTCGGGCGTGCTGACCCGCCTGGACGCGTACGGCGTGGGCGTCGGCGCCTGGCGCCTGGGCGCGGGCCGCGCGCGCAAGGAGGACCCGGTGCAGGCGGGCGCGGGCATCGAGCTGCACGCGAAGCCGGGCGACACCGTGACCGCGGGCCAGCCGCTGATGACCCTGCACACGGACACCCCGGAGAAGTTCGAGTACGCCCTGGCCTCCCTGGAGGGCACCTTCGACATCGCCCCGGCCGGCACGGCGTACTCCGCCACGCCGATCGTGCTGGACCGCATCGCGTAG
- a CDS encoding CehA/McbA family metallohydrolase, with protein MALTRRELLATGATGAAAVATPHLSAPSPDTRILRGTIPPGAPDFVEVPLDVPWGVRELRVGYTYGRPPVPPGTPGNALDIGIFDQHGTALGGRGFRGWSGGARTEFFLRADDATPGYVPGPIRPGRWHVLLGPYTVAPQGLPYEITARFAFGEPGPTPRPAYPPQRARGRGRAWYRGDCHIHSVHSDGRRTPAETADLARAAGLDFINSSDHNTHTAHAAWADALSPDLLILTGEEITTRTGHVLAVGTDPGTFVDWRYRAREGRFGRFARTIRGAGGLVVPAHPHATCIGCAWKFGLGEADAVEVWNGPWTPDDEVSLASWDATLRGADGERWLPAVAHSDYHRDPDRVGGPQTVVLAEDLTRDAVLAGIRAGRAYAAESAQVTVAFEAVGGRGEHAGIGERLRVAPDADVLVRLTVTGAPDCELRLITDQGPAVTTPGGAPGAAVLEWHTTPARSAYVRAEVRRPAVAPPLPGAMAAFTNPVWLPVA; from the coding sequence ATGGCCCTCACTAGGCGCGAACTCCTGGCGACCGGCGCGACCGGCGCCGCCGCGGTCGCCACCCCGCACCTGTCCGCCCCCTCGCCGGACACCCGGATCCTGCGCGGCACGATCCCCCCGGGCGCCCCCGACTTCGTGGAGGTACCGCTCGACGTGCCCTGGGGCGTACGCGAGTTACGGGTGGGCTACACCTACGGCAGGCCCCCCGTACCGCCCGGCACCCCCGGCAACGCCCTCGACATCGGCATCTTCGACCAGCACGGCACCGCCCTCGGCGGCCGCGGCTTCCGCGGCTGGTCCGGCGGCGCCCGCACCGAGTTCTTCCTGCGCGCCGACGACGCGACCCCCGGCTACGTGCCCGGCCCGATCCGCCCCGGCCGCTGGCACGTGCTGCTCGGCCCGTACACCGTCGCCCCGCAAGGACTCCCGTACGAGATCACCGCCCGCTTCGCCTTCGGCGAGCCCGGCCCCACCCCCCGCCCCGCCTACCCGCCGCAGCGCGCCCGCGGCCGGGGCCGGGCCTGGTACCGGGGCGACTGCCACATCCACTCGGTGCACTCCGACGGGCGGCGCACCCCGGCCGAGACAGCGGACCTGGCCCGGGCGGCCGGCCTGGACTTCATCAACTCCTCCGACCACAACACCCACACCGCGCACGCTGCCTGGGCCGACGCGCTCTCCCCGGACCTGCTGATCCTGACCGGCGAGGAGATCACCACCCGTACCGGCCACGTCCTCGCCGTCGGCACCGACCCGGGCACCTTCGTCGACTGGCGCTACCGGGCGCGCGAGGGCCGCTTCGGCCGGTTCGCCCGTACGATCCGGGGCGCGGGCGGTCTGGTCGTCCCCGCCCACCCGCACGCCACCTGCATCGGCTGCGCCTGGAAGTTCGGCCTCGGCGAGGCCGACGCGGTGGAGGTGTGGAACGGCCCCTGGACCCCGGACGACGAGGTCTCCCTGGCCTCCTGGGACGCCACCCTGCGCGGCGCCGACGGCGAGCGGTGGCTGCCGGCCGTGGCGCACAGCGACTACCACCGCGACCCGGACCGCGTGGGCGGCCCGCAGACCGTCGTCCTCGCCGAGGACCTGACCCGGGACGCCGTCCTGGCCGGGATCCGGGCCGGCCGCGCCTACGCCGCCGAGTCCGCGCAGGTCACGGTCGCCTTCGAGGCCGTCGGCGGGCGCGGCGAGCACGCCGGGATCGGCGAGCGCCTGCGGGTCGCCCCGGACGCCGACGTGCTGGTCCGCCTCACGGTCACGGGCGCCCCCGACTGCGAGCTGCGCCTGATCACCGACCAGGGCCCGGCCGTCACCACCCCCGGCGGCGCTCCGGGCGCAGCCGTCCTGGAGTGGCACACCACCCCCGCCCGCTCGGCGTACGTACGGGCCGAGGTCCGCCGTCCCGCCGTCGCCCCGCCGCTCCCGGGGGCCATGGCGGCCTTCACGAACCCGGTCTGGCTGCCGGTGGCCTGA
- a CDS encoding sigma-70 family RNA polymerase sigma factor, with protein MTDLATSPEPDLDTAMERYRVELTGYCYRMLGSSFDAEDAVQDTYVRAWRGFASFEGRSSLRSWLYRIATNVCLDLLKAGNKRARPMDLSAPQHQASAILNERPEVTWLEPVPDGRVLPQTADPAEMALARESVRLAFVAALQHLPAKQRAVLILREVLAWKADEVAQLLDTTVASVNSALQRARATMSATRVRESEAADPLDAEQVKLLEQYLSAFEAYDIARLTTLLHEDAVLSMPPFDLWLQGHADIAAWHLNQGLGCRGSRLVATTANGLPAFGQYRPAASGSGHTPWALQVLEISDGKIVGLNAFLDTARWFPLFGLPEQLDESYEVQQGA; from the coding sequence ATGACTGACCTCGCGACCAGCCCGGAGCCGGACCTGGACACCGCGATGGAGCGGTACCGGGTCGAGCTGACGGGTTACTGCTACCGGATGCTCGGCTCGTCCTTCGACGCGGAGGACGCGGTGCAGGACACGTACGTGCGCGCCTGGCGCGGCTTCGCCTCGTTCGAGGGCCGGTCCTCGCTGCGGTCGTGGCTGTACCGGATCGCCACCAACGTCTGCCTGGACCTGCTGAAAGCGGGGAACAAGCGGGCCCGCCCGATGGATCTCAGCGCCCCGCAGCACCAGGCGTCCGCCATTCTCAACGAGCGGCCCGAGGTGACCTGGCTGGAGCCGGTGCCGGACGGCCGGGTGCTCCCGCAGACCGCCGATCCGGCGGAGATGGCGCTGGCGAGGGAATCCGTCCGGCTGGCCTTCGTGGCGGCGCTCCAGCACCTGCCGGCGAAGCAGCGGGCGGTGCTGATCCTGCGCGAGGTGCTGGCGTGGAAGGCGGACGAGGTCGCGCAGCTGCTGGACACCACGGTGGCGTCGGTGAACAGCGCCCTCCAGCGGGCCCGGGCGACGATGTCGGCGACCCGCGTCCGCGAGAGCGAGGCCGCGGACCCGCTGGACGCGGAGCAGGTGAAACTGCTGGAGCAGTACCTCTCCGCCTTCGAGGCGTACGACATCGCCCGGCTGACCACCTTGCTGCACGAGGACGCGGTGCTGTCGATGCCGCCGTTCGACCTGTGGCTCCAGGGCCACGCGGACATCGCCGCCTGGCACCTGAACCAGGGCCTCGGCTGCCGGGGCTCCCGCCTGGTCGCGACGACGGCGAACGGCCTGCCCGCCTTCGGCCAGTACCGGCCGGCGGCCTCCGGGTCGGGCCACACCCCGTGGGCGCTACAGGTCCTGGAGATCTCAGACGGCAAGATCGTCGGGCTCAACGCCTTCCTGGACACCGCGCGGTGGTTCCCCCTCTTCGGGCTCCCCGAGCAGCTCGACGAGTCCTACGAGGTCCAGCAGGGCGCGTAG